CTCATGATGGGTCTCCCGCGCCCTGGCGCAGCTGCGCCAGGGCGGTTTCACGTGGGGCATCGATGACCACGCGCCCGTTGTCCAGCACGATGATGCGGCTCATGCGTTGCAGCACACTCAGGCGGTGGGTGGCCATGACCAGGGTGCGGCCATCGCTCCAGCGCAGCAGTTCGTCGAGCAGGCGCTTTTCCGTCACGTCGTCCAGCGCTGCCGTCGGTTCGTCGAGCAGCAGCACCTGCGGCTGGCGCAGCAGCAGGCGCGCCAGCAATAGGCTCTGGCGCTGGCCGCCGGACAGCCCCAGGCCGCCTTCCAGAATCAGGTGGTCCAGGCCTCGCGGCAGACGGCGGATGAATTCCAGCGCGCCACTGATCGACAGTGCCGCCAACAGCTCCTGGTCGCTGGCGCGTCCGGCACCGAGCATCAGGTTGTCGCGCAAGGTGCCATGGAACAACCGTGCGTGCTGTTGCAGCAGGCCTACGTCGCGGCGCAGGTCGGCCGGGTCGATATGGCCCAGGGCGATGCCGTCCAGGGTCATGTCGCCACGGGCCAGGTCCATGGTGCCGCCCAGGGCCTGCAACAGGGTCGACTTGCCGGCTCCGTTGCGGCCCAGCACGGCGATGTGTTCGCCGGGACGGATGCGCAGCTCGTCGATCAGCAGCGCCTCAGCGGCCTCCGGGCTGTAGCGCAGGGTCACGCCCTTGAAGTGGTAGTCGCCGCGAATGGCCGGCAGGTGCACACGCTGGCTGCCCTGCGGGTGATCCACCGGCTGCTGCATCAGGTTGTTCAGGCCCTTGAGGGCGACCTTGGCCTGCTGCCAGCGGGTCAGCACCTGGTTAAGCTGCGCCATCGGCGCCATCATCCGCGAAGCCAGCATCGAGGCCGCGACCAGCGTACCGGTGGTGAGGTCACCCGCAATGACCATCGGCGCGCCGAACAGGATCACCACCGCGAACACGGCGCTCTGTACGGTCTGGGTCCAGGTCACCAGGCCGTTGGTCAGCGTACGCAGGCGCAGGCTGGTGTCTGCCGTGCTGGCGTTGTAGCGGTTCCACTGCTCTTGAAAGCGCAGCTCGGCCTGCAGCGCCTTGATGTCGTCCAGACCCTGGATGCTCTCTACCAGCATCGCGTTGCGCAGCGCCGATTCACGCATGTTGGCGTTGGCCAGGCGCGCCAGACGGCGCTGATAGAGCAGGCCGGGGGCGAGCATCAGCACCAGCGCCACCAGTGGAATCACCACCAGGGCGCCGCCGATCATCCAGAACACCAGCAGGAACAGCAGAAAGAACGGCAGGTCGGCCAGCGCCGTGGCGGTGCTGGACGTGATCAGGTCGCGGACCTGTTCAAGCTCGCGCAATTGGGCGATGAACGAGCCGGTGGACTTGGGCCGTACCGAATTGCGCAGGCGCAGCGCGTGGCCATAGACCAGATCGGAAACGCGCAAGTCGGCGCGCTTGCCCAGCAGGTCAGTGATGCGCAGGCGCATGATGCGCATCGTGAAGTCGAAGAGCACCGCCAGCAGCACGCCGCCGAACAGCACGTACAGAGTCGGCAGCGACTCGGCCGGGATCACCCGATCGTAGACCTGCATGGAGAACAGCACGCCGGCCATGGCCAACAGGTTGGCCACCAGCGACGCCAGCATCACATGGCCGTAGGGGCGCAGGTCACGCAGGACGATGCGCCGGAACCAATGTTCGTCATACGGCTGCACGTAGTCGTCGGTGCGCACGTCGGACAAGGGCCGGGCCGGGCGCAGGATTGCCAGGCGTATGACTCTTGCCTGCAGCTCGGCCAGGGGAATGCGTTGCTGCAGACCCTGGTCGCCCGCCAGCGCCACCCCGGCCTGTTGATCGTCCAGGCTTTGCAGCACACCGACCTGGCCGTCGTCCAGTTCGATCACCACCGGAGTGCGCCAGCGACTCAACCCGGCGCTGCCCGGGCTTTCGAACTTGATGGTCAGGCCAGCCTGGCGGGCCATCTGCCGCACCAGATCGTCGATATCGCGCTCCGGTGCCTGGCCGGCCAGGCGCACACTGTGTTCAGAGACGTCCATGCGGTAATGGCGGGCAACCAACAGAATGGCCTCCAGCCACTGGCCGTAGTCCGCTGGTACGTCGCGCCGCCCGGCT
The Pseudomonas sp. DTU_2021_1001937_2_SI_NGA_ILE_001 DNA segment above includes these coding regions:
- a CDS encoding type I secretion system permease/ATPase — translated: MNDAVIPPPPGAGRRDVPADYGQWLEAILLVARHYRMDVSEHSVRLAGQAPERDIDDLVRQMARQAGLTIKFESPGSAGLSRWRTPVVIELDDGQVGVLQSLDDQQAGVALAGDQGLQQRIPLAELQARVIRLAILRPARPLSDVRTDDYVQPYDEHWFRRIVLRDLRPYGHVMLASLVANLLAMAGVLFSMQVYDRVIPAESLPTLYVLFGGVLLAVLFDFTMRIMRLRITDLLGKRADLRVSDLVYGHALRLRNSVRPKSTGSFIAQLRELEQVRDLITSSTATALADLPFFLLFLLVFWMIGGALVVIPLVALVLMLAPGLLYQRRLARLANANMRESALRNAMLVESIQGLDDIKALQAELRFQEQWNRYNASTADTSLRLRTLTNGLVTWTQTVQSAVFAVVILFGAPMVIAGDLTTGTLVAASMLASRMMAPMAQLNQVLTRWQQAKVALKGLNNLMQQPVDHPQGSQRVHLPAIRGDYHFKGVTLRYSPEAAEALLIDELRIRPGEHIAVLGRNGAGKSTLLQALGGTMDLARGDMTLDGIALGHIDPADLRRDVGLLQQHARLFHGTLRDNLMLGAGRASDQELLAALSISGALEFIRRLPRGLDHLILEGGLGLSGGQRQSLLLARLLLRQPQVLLLDEPTAALDDVTEKRLLDELLRWSDGRTLVMATHRLSVLQRMSRIIVLDNGRVVIDAPRETALAQLRQGAGDPS